The Podospora bellae-mahoneyi strain CBS 112042 chromosome 7, whole genome shotgun sequence genome includes a window with the following:
- the RIA1 gene encoding Cytoplasmic GTPase/eEF2-like protein (ribosomal biogenesis) (EggNog:ENOG503NU1V; COG:J; BUSCO:EOG09260BSW), which translates to MPVVSPEKLAKLQQNADDVRNICILAHVDHGKTSLTDALLATNGIISPRLAGKIRYLDSRPDEQLRGITMESSAISLYFSMLRRSSPEATPEPKEYLINLIDSPGHIDFSSEVSTASRLCDGAVVLVDAVEGVCSQTVTVLRQTWIEKLKPLLVINKIDRLITELKMTPNEAYIHLSKLLEQVNAVLGSFFQGERMEEDLNWRERMEERRAQAVANKEAQLVDQQSDAGDLQFQEKDDEEIYFAPEKNNVIFGSAIDGWAFTVRQFAGLYEKKLGIKRSLLEKVLWGNFYLDPKTRKVLGPKHLKGRNLKPIFVQLVLETIWAVYGATVGGDHGKGDPAMLEKITKSLNITIPPHILRSRDPKLLLTTVFASWLPLSVALLVSVVESLPSPRTAQAERLPELLQEVPGADQIDPAIKEAMVSFKKKKSDPMVAYVSKMVSVKESELPENRRKGPMNGEEARDLARKKRAEALRAQKEARGDREDDDVQFITDGLASASLEAQTPEEEEKPAETEHLIGFSRIYSGTLSVGDEVYVLPPKFSPANPVAEPVPKKVKVKALYMMMGRNLELLDTVPAGVVFGIRGLEGSGLLKSGTICSQLEGSVNLAGIANLHGKPIVRVALEPENPSDLDKMIKGLQLLVQSDPCAEYEQFSTGEHVLLTAGELHLERCLTDLRERFARCEIQASAPIVPYRETIVRAEEMRPPVNKDLGRGVVVGVTSSKQVTITLRVRPLPAKVTDFLGKNAASIKTLYSGPKNGDDEGSVAQDDSSEADAVEDNDLTITKALTAEELSKELQSTLDKSEKARDASIWKDAVDRIISFGPRRTGPNILIDATKDQFFPKAFAADKEAVARAVKISGDESLDARHFSDKIAYAFQLATHHGPLCHEPVQGIAVFIEDVSVNIEGNVTARDHINRLTGEVIKTVQQSIHKGFLDWSPRLMLAMYSVEIQAGTEVLGRVYDVLTRRRGKVQSEAMNEGTPFFTIVATLPVAESFGFADDMRKRTSGAAQPQLIFTGFEILDEDPFWVPFTEDDLEDLGEFGDKEIVAKRYMDGVRRRKGLLVEGRNVATDASKQRTLKR; encoded by the exons ATGCCGGTCGTTAGTCCCGAGAAGCTGGCAAAGCTCCAGCAAAACGCCGACGATGTTCGAAAT ATCTGCATTCTCGCGCATGTA GATCACGGTAAAACCTCACTTACAGACGCTCTTCTTGCCACAAATGGCATCATTTCACCGAGATTGGCCGGCAAGATCCGCTACCTCGATTCCCGTCCAGACGAACAACTGCGTGGTATCACCATGGAATCATCAGCCATTTCTCTCTATTTCTCCATGCTGAGAAGGTCAAGCCCAGAGGCTACCCCTGAGCCAAAGGAATATCTCATCAATCTCATAGACTCACCCGGGCACATCGATTTCAGCAGTGAGGTCTCGACGGCATCGCGACTATGCGATGGGGCTGTTGTTCTGGTGGACGCAGTAGAGGGTGTATGTAGTCAGACGGTCACAGTACTCAGACAAACGTGGATCGAGAAGTTGAAGCCATTACtcgtcatcaacaaaatCGATCGCCTTATCACCGAGCTCAAGATGACGCCGAACGAAGCATATATTCACCTCAGCAAACTACTAGAACAAGTCAACGCTGTTCTGGGTAGTTTCTTCCAAGGCGAGAGAATGGAGGAGGATCTGaactggagagagagaatgGAGGAGCGCCGAGCCCAGGCTGTGGCAAACAAGGAGGCCCAATTGGTGGACCAGCAAAGCGATGCCGGCGATTTACAGTTCCAAGAaaaggacgacgaggagatCTATTTTGCCCCTGAAAAGAACAATGTCATCTTTGGCAGTGCCATCGATGGCTGGGCGTTCACAGTACGGCAATTCGCTGGCTTGTATGAGAAAAAGCTCGGTATCAAGCGCAGCCTTCTTGAAAAGGTCCTTTGGGGCAATTTTTACCTCGACCCGAAGACCAGGAAGGTTCTCGGGCCAAAACATCTGAAAGGCAGAAACTTGAAGCCTATCTTTGTTCAATTGGTGCTCGAGACTATATGGGCTGTCTACGGGGCCACCGTGGGTGGTGACCACGGAAAGGGGGATCCAGCTATGCTGGAAAAGATCACAAAGTCTTTGAACATCACCATTCCACCTCATATTTTGCGCTCCCGCGACCCGAAGTTACTTCTTACCACCGTCTTCGCGTCCTGGCTTCCACTTTCGGTGGCACTCCTGGTTTCAGTTGTTGAGTCGCTACCTTCACCCAGAACCGCCCAAGCCGAACGTCTTCCAGAATTGTTGCAGGAAGTGCCTGGTGCGGACCAAATCGATCCTGCCATCAAGGAAGCCATGGTCTCATtcaaaaagaagaagtcaGACCCCATGGTGGCGTACGTGAGCAAGATGGTGTCAGTCAAGGAGAGCGAATTGCCAGAAAACAGAAGAAAGGGGCCAATGAATGGCGAGGAAGCCCGAGATCTTGCGAGAAAGAAACGCGCCGAGGCACTCCGTGCACAGAAAGAGGCGAGAGGCGAcagagaggatgatgacgttCAATTCATCACGGATGGACTTGCAAGCGCCTCTCTTGAGGCCCAGAcaccagaagaggaggaaaagccTGCCGAGACCGAGCATTTGATTGGTTTCTCTCGTATCTACTCCGGAACCCTCTCCGTCGGTGACGAAGTTTACGTCTTGCCACCAAAGTTTTCGCCAGCCAATCCGGTTGCTGAGCCAGTTCCCAAGAAAGTCAAGGTTAAGGCACTCTacatgatgatgggccgCAATCTTGAGCTCCTGGACACAGTCCCGGCTGGTGTGGTCTTTGGCATCCGTGGGCTTGAGGGTAGCGGCCTGCTCAAGTCTGGCACAATATGCAGCCAACTCGAGGGATCTGTCAACCTTGCTGGTATAGCAAACCTGCACGGCAAACCCATCGTCCGTGTTGCTCTTGAGCCGGAGAATCCATCCGACTTGGACAAGATGATCAAGGGTCTCCAACTGCTTGTGCAGAGTGACCCTTGCGCCGAGTATGAACAATTTTCTACCGGTGAGCACGTCTTGTTGACTGCCGGTGAACTGCACCTGGAACGCTGCTTGACCGATCTCAGGGAACGCTTTGCCCGCTGCGAGATCCAGGCCAGTGCCCCTATCGTGCCCTACCGTGAGACAATCGTCCGCGCAGAGGAGATGCGTCCTCCGGTCAACAAGGATCTCGgtcgtggtgttgtcgttggtgttACCAGCTCCAAGCAAGTCACCATCACTCTTCGCGTGAGGCCACTTCCAGCGAAGGTTACCGACTTCCTGGGCAAGAATGCCGCCAGTATCAAGACTCTTTACTCAGGCCCGAAGAATGGTGACGATGAAGGCTCCGTAGCCCAAGATGATTCGTCCGAAGCAGATGCCGTAGAGGACAACGACCTCACTATCACCAAGGCTCTCACCGCAGAGGAGCTGTCCAAGGAACTTCAATCCACCCTTGACAAGAGTGAAAAGGCCCGCGACGCCTCCATCTGGAAGGACGCCGTGGACCGCATCATCTCTTTCGGCCCCAGGCGCACAGGCCCGAACATTCTCATCGACGCGACCAAAGACCAGTTCTTCCCCAAGGCCTTTGCCGCCGACAAGGAGGCTGTTGCCAGGGCCGTCAAGATTTCTGGTGATGAATCCCTCGACGCCCGCCACTTCAGCGACAAGATCGCCTACGCCTTTCAGCTCGCCACCCATCACGGACCCCTCTGCCACGAGCCAGTCCAGGGCATTGCTGTGTTCATTGAGGATGTCTCTGTCAACATTGAGGGCAACGTCACCGCTCGTGACCACATCAACCGTCTCACTGGCGAAGTGATCAAGACTGTACAACAATCCATTCACAAGGGCTTCCTGGATTGGTCACCCCGTCTAATGCTGGCCATGTATTCTGTTGAGATCCAAGCAGGCA CCGAAGTCCTAGGCCGCGTCTACGACGTCCTCACCCGCCGTCGCGGCAAGGTCCAATCCGAAGCCATGAACGAAGGCAcgcccttcttcaccatcgtCGCCACCTTGCCCGTTGCGGAATCTTTCGGTTTCGCGGATGACATGCGCAAGCGCACATCTGGTGCTGCCCAGCCTCAGCTTATTTTCACTGGCTTTGAGATTCTGGACGAGGACCCGTTCTGGGTGCCGTTTACAGAGGATGATCTGGAGGATCTGGGCGAGTTTGGTGACAAGGAGATCGTGGCGAAGAGGTATATggatggggtgaggaggaggaaggggttgttggtggaggggcggAATGTGGCTACTGATGCTTCGAAGCAGAGGACTCTGAAGAGGTAA
- the LAG1_2 gene encoding sphingosine N-acyltransferase lag1 (COG:U; EggNog:ENOG503NWJM) → MATGSEPFPPLPGTTTTTEGATTTRRRTRKASILGDDLKVGDTGSPSLATSIAHIQGGAHSKEPPSPPSTKRTSKRRKARTFLRRVKHTCVKHTWVLPLFLLSCFLLGYAINPTSSNPLSHFLFLSYRLPLSETPGATHVQYGKGLWDIAFVTFYTVVLSFTREFIMQEVLRPLSRWVGLKSRGKQARYMEQMYTALYFGIMGPCGMWVMSRTPIWYFDVVGMYEGYPHKTHDGAFKFYYLFQAAYWAQQAIVLLLGMEKPRKDFKELVGHHIVSLALIGLSYRFHFTYMGLAVYITHDISDFFLATSKSLNYVDHPITGPYYFLFMCSWIYLRHFLNLKILVSLFNEFKTVGPYVMDWEGGSYKCDLAFWITGGLLGSLQALNLFWLFFIVRIAYRFVRDREASDDRSEDEGSGDEGEQQNGKKN, encoded by the exons ATGGCGACGGGATCAGAGCCCTTCCCGCCTCTgcccggcaccaccaccaccaccgagggcgcgacgacgacgcgaaggaggacgagaaagGCGAGCATCTTGGGAGATGACTTGAAAGTGGGCGACACCGGCTCACCGTCGCTTGCTACGAGCATTGCGCACATCCAGGGAGGAGCCCACTCCAAG gaacccccctcccccccatcaacaaaacGCACCTCCAAACGCCGCAAAGCCCGCACCTTCCTCCGCCGAGTCAAGCACACGTGCGTAAAACACACTTGGGTCCTCCCCTTGTTCCTGTTGTcttgcttcctcctcggctaCGCAATCAACcctacctcctccaaccccctctcccactttTTGTTCCTGTCGTACAGACTCCCCCTGTCGGAAACCCCGGGGGCGACCCACGTCCAGTACGGCAAGGGGCTCTGGGACATCGCCTTTGTGACCTTTTACACCGTCGTCCTCTCCTTCACGCGCGAGTTCATCATGCAGGAGGTCCTCCGCCCGCTCTCCCGCTGGGTCGGGCTCAAGTCGAGGGGGAAGCAGGCGAGATACATGGAGCAGATGTACACGGCGCTCTACTTTGGCATCATGGGCCCGTGTGGCATGTGGGTCATGTCGAGAACGCCAATCTGGTACTTTGATGTCGTGGGGATGTACGAAGGTTACCCGCACAAGACGCACGACGGGGCgtttaaattttattatcTCTTCCAGGCGGCATACTGGGCCCAGCAGGCGATTGTGCTGTTGCTTGGGATGGAGAAGCCACGAAAGGACTTTAAGGAGCTAGTCGGCCACCATATCGTCTCGCTTGCGCTCATCGGTCTGAGCTACAGGTTTCACTTTACGTATATGGGGCTTGCGGTGTACATCACGCACGACATTTCGGACTTTTTCCTCGCCACCTCCAAATCGCTGAATTATGTCGACCATCCGATCACGGGACCGTACTATTTCCTGTTTATGTGCTCTTGGATCTACCTGAGGCATTTTTTGAACTTGAAGATCTTGGTTAGCTTGTTTAATGAGTTCAAGACTGTCGGGCCGTATGTCATGGACTGGGAGGGGGGCAGCTACAAGTGTGACTTGGCGTTTTGGATCACGGGGGGTTTGCTGGGGAGCTTGCAGGCGCTGAATctgttttggttgtttttcATTGTGAGGATTGCGTATAGGTTTGTGAGGGACCGGGAGGCGAGTGATGATAggagtgaggatgaggggagtggggatgagggggagcaGCAGAACGGGAAGAAGAACTGA
- the RIM21 gene encoding pH-response regulator protein palH/rim21 (COG:S; EggNog:ENOG503NYQ4): MEARQLFPGNAGPVPTDAPLVSKGRNCGALNLPVGGILSMPNGDVVTLTASAAFRPLCTPVTPPAIIANAGGGSVELDPNVGAMPDDDGWTYSDFRDPFYASTFPQCYALAATTVVAYMLVIMLFVTPRSFLDGGVVVLGRRGFTHSGSGPTIGGRPWFQKVAALSVVISLTIASAATFQAAEEQYIYQIQNAKALQEEVLGGNELKAIRIVSNTFLWLAQAQTLIRLFPRQREKVIIKWTAFALITLDVIFQSLNSFRYTDQTGSNRPGSFSDAIPALSYLFTLALGVLYAAWVVYYSLMKKRYAFYHPQMKNMCLMAALSLMSVLIPVVFFILDIAKPDFTGWGEYVRWVGAAAASVVVWEWVERIEALEREEKRDGILGREVFDGDEMLDVTTSDGRARRRRKGSGSDGGDKEMYVENPPKEKAATQEERGNTWPSVIAMKAKYRSRLRPKKDQDPADQTTTQTTPQPSDHDQVRSLQPPLWPARPAPTATPISRTDTASAASTVYAVRYHQNTDSTSQATPPPPHNTSALSRTASTSSSRSSDGRSTHRTEPPRRPADEGQGPQGGGSSRWQTLTPSFSFKRSRRSDEENAVSSEEKKSPRDEGKWDIRGRFEEFTANQAERLREKFRPAPDTDSLPVTVIPAPPRRGAALAQLLEDEELQYQRATTPVRAVSDLRSPTNDSSPTTLVGRPASILTSSRPQVTPSGTQISFADTVRPTEPSSGRHLGGPEGGGPSQDSDSTPGPDTGPDSGGRAPS; this comes from the coding sequence ATGGAAGCCCGGCAGCTATTTCCCGGTAACGCGGGCCCCGTGCCCACCGACGCGCCGTTAGTATCCAAAGGTCGCAATTGCGGTGCTCTCAATCTCCCGGTCGGCGGTATTCTGTCCATGCCAAATGGCGATGTTGTTACCCTCACAGCCTCGGCCGCTTTTCGGCCACTATGCACACCAGTCACTCCACCAGCCATCATTGCCAACGCTGGCGGTGGTTCAGTCGAGCTCGATCCGAATGTAGGGGCAATGCCGGACGACGATGGATGGACATATTCCGACTTTCGCGATCCCTTTTATGCGTCAACCTTTCCTCAGTGCTATGCGCTTGCGGCGACGACAGTAGTTGCGTATATGCTTGTTATCATGTTATTCGTCACGCCACGATCTTTCCTGGATGGTGGAGTTGTTGTTCTTGGTCGACGAGGATTCACTCATAGCGGCTCGGGGCCGACGATTGGAGGCAGACCGTGGTTCCAAAAAGTGGCGGCTCTGTCTGTCGTTATCTCACTCACCATTGCGTCTGCTGCGACCTTTcaggctgctgaggagcaaTATATTTATCAGATTCAGAATGCGAAGGCGTTgcaggaggaggttttgggtgGCAACGAGCTAAAAGCAATCCGAATTGTCTCCAACACGTTTCTGTGGCTTGCACAAGCCCAAACTCTCATCCGCCTCTTTCCCCGCCAGCGAGAAAAGGTGATCATCAAGTGGACCGCCTTTGCGCTAATCACGCTCGACGTCATCTTCCAATCTCTCAACAGCTTTCGATATACAGACCAGACGGGCTCGAACCGGCCCGGCTCCTTTTCCGATGCCATCCCAGCACTCAGCTACCTCTTCACGCTTGCTCTCGGGGTGCTGTATGCCGCCTGGGTGGTTTACTACTCACTGATGAAGAAGCGATATGCCTTCTATCATCCGCAGATGAAGAACATGTGTCTCATGGCAGCTCTGTCATTGATGTCGGTACTTATTCCCGTGGTCTTTTTTATTCTGGATATAGCAAAGCCAGACTTTACCGGCTGGGGGGAGTACGTCAGATGGGTGGGAGCGGCTGCCGCTAGTGTGGTTGTCTGGGAGTGGGTGGAAAGAATCGAAGCTTTGGAACGGGAAGAGAAACGAGACGGTATTCTCGGAAGAGAGGTGTTTGACGGAGACGAGATGCTCGATGTCACGACTTCTGACGGTCGTGCTCGCCGCAGAAGAAAAGGGAGTGGCAGTGATGGCGGGGATAAGGAGATGTACGTCGAGAATCCACCAAAGGAAAAAGCAGCCACCCAAGAAGAGCGAGGAAATACATGGCCCTCGGTAATCGCCATGAAGGCCAAGTACAGGTCTCGGCTGAGACCAAAGAAGGATCAAGATCCAGCTGACCAAACAACAACGCAAACGACACCACAGCCATCGGATCATGACCAAGTACGATCTTTGCAACCACCACTTTGGCCAGCAAGACCAGCGCCGACAGCAACACCCATCAGTCGGACAGACACTGCGAGCGCTGCGAGCACGGTGTACGCAGTTCGTTACCACCAAAACACAGACTCGACATCGcaagccacaccaccaccgccacacAACACAAGTGCCCTATCACGCACAGCCAGCACATCGTCAAGCCGAAGTAGCGATGGTAGAAGCACCCATCGGACTGAACCACCCCGGAGACCAGCAGATGAAGGCCAAGGGCCACAGGGAGGTGGGTCCAGCAGATGGCAGACTCTCACACCGAGCTTCTCTTTTAAGCGAAGTCGGcggagtgatgaggagaatgCCGTCTCGtctgaggagaagaagtcaCCCAGAGACGAAGGGAAGTGGGATATCCGCGGCCGATTTGAAGAGTTCACAGCAAATCAGGCTGAGCGGTTGCGGGAGAAGTTCCGGCCAGCTCCAGACACGGATAGTTTGCCTGTGACGGTCATTCCAGCACCACCTCGCCGAGGGGCTGCTCTCGCCCAACTgttggaagatgaggagctTCAATACCAACGAGCGACAACTCCAGTTCGTGCAGTCTCGGATCTGAGGTCACCAACCAATGATTCGTCACCTACTACGCTGGTTGGTCGTCCGGCTTCGATCTTGACAAGTTCGAGACCTCAAGTTACCCCGAGTGGCACTCAGATATCATTTGCGGACACGGTGAGACCTACAGAGCCTTCCTCTGGTCGACATTTGGGAGGGCCTGAAGGAGGGGGCCCATCACAGGACTCTGATTCCACACCAGGCCCAGATACTGGTCCTGATTCTGGTGGCCGCGCTCCTTCATGA
- the BUD14 gene encoding protein phosphatase regulator (COG:U; EggNog:ENOG503NURA) yields MTRPEIIRADTIDLQAHDNPSAPRHARPTPDGSLAPHQAETLREVAAEAAEENHRSPPGLWNNDADTVYSVSDSQQSGGYGTRHDDAGSMQTGTRQDALAIAQNGGHSGHEVDEAVMDGETEVDVDDDMMDRISSSPSIEDEDIDFEFVYALHTFVATVEGQANATKGDTMVLLDDSNSYWWLVRVVKDSSIGYLPAEHIETPTERLARLNKHRNIDLSATMLGDQTDKVRNPIRSAIKRKKAKTVQFAPPTFVDYSDIDYSSEEEDVAAEYFAQAAQQGQKNQQASAAADTEDDSAKVKPLKPRTTQKDSKPDETDNSAKPRSSEEGELKVDGPKKTSDGTVRDSFFKDDTVETKKITLTPNLLRDDDGTRLSSESKEMRQRPSLDRLLDKDGLLGKDGKKGKDKKEKDKKPSAIRSFFSRKDKDKKASHEDEDLSRDSHEREPEEEEVSQGSPEKTGPQRQPSKLQKQQPRTEPSPTRKSGSSRETGNGVDIKAFLSESKVNNVANVPPATMRLVEASPKGSPQGSPQTSGRPQKATKARTRMGLDDFDSDDDDLDPEPVQSPPSQDPRRQQPQQQKRAAPNNTNPFITQQQAQPASLGGQVVRGASTLNSPPQQHGERLSESPVQVSPVMSSNPPPLMVDTSSQEEDRSSPRLTPSPELIEHEDADTSVNKETITPSTSSRSSWNDTNLRAFFDSGSDIRDLLVVVYDKSNVDPVSSDHPVANGLFREQNAKLAEITTQLDNMLGDWLARKQRLRGTV; encoded by the exons ATGACAAGGCCAGAGATTATTCGCGCTG ACACCATCGACCTCCAAGCGCACGACAACCCTTCCGCTCCGCGACACGCCAGGCCGACCCCTGACGGCTCCCTCGCACCACACCAGGCCGAGACCTTGAGAGAAGTTgcggcagaagcagcagaggaGAACCACCGTAGCCCGCCCGGTCTGTGGAACAACGACGCCGACACCGTCTATTCCGTCTCCGACTCCCAGCAGAGCGGCGGTTACGGCACGAGGCACGACGACGCAGGCAGCATGCAGACGGGCACCCGGCAGGATGCGCTGGCGATTGCCCAGAACGGAGGCCATTCTGGCCACGAGGTCGATGAGGCGGTCATGGACGGCGAAACCGAGGTGGACGTGGATGACGACATGATGGACAGGATCTCGAGCTCCCCTTCAattgaagatg AGGACATCGATTTCGAATTCGTATACGCCCTCCACACCTTTGTTGCCACGGTCGAAGGGCAAGCGAACGCAACCAAGGGTGATACCATGGTTCTTCTCGACGACAGCAACAGCTACTGGTGGCTAGTGCGTGTCGTGAAAGACAGCAGCATCG GCTACCTCCCCGCCGAACATATCGAAACTCCCACCGAACGGTTGGCTCGTTTGAACAAGCACCGGAACATAGAT CTCTCCGCCACAATGCTTGGTGATCAAACCGATAAAGTCCGGAATCCCATTAGATCTGCCAtcaagagaaagaaggccaagacggTCCAATTCGCACCGCCTACATTTGTGGACTATTCTGATATCGACTACTCgagcgaggaagaggatgtggCGGCCGAATACTTTGCCCAGGCCGCTCAACAAGGTCAAAAAAACCAGCAGGCTTCCGCTGCCGCGGACACGGAGGACGATTCGGCCAAGGTCAAACCATTGAAGCCCAGGACAACACAGAAGGATTCGAAGCCAGACGAGACCGACAACTCGGCGAAACCACGGAGCTCTGAAGAAGGAGAACTCAAGGTCGACGGGCCCAAGAAGACGAGCGACGGGACTGTCCGAGACTCGTTTTTCAAAGATGACACAGTCGAGACGAAGAAGATTACGCTTACGCCTAACCTGTTgcgggatgatgatggaacAAGGCTGTCGAGCGAATCCAAGGAGATGAGACAACGACCAAGCTTGGATAGGTTGCTGGATAAGGACGGCTTGCTCGGCAAAGACGgcaagaaaggaaaggataagaaggagaaggataaGAAGCCCAGTGCCATTCGAAGCTTTTTCTCTAGGAAGGACAAGGATAAGAAAGCCTCCCatgaggacgaggatctCAGCAGAGACAGTCACGAAAGagagccggaggaggaggaggtatcGCAAGGGTCGCCAGAGAAAACAGGCCCCCAGAGGCAGCCGAGCAAGTTGCAAAAGCAGCAACCCCGGACGGAGCCATCGCCAACTAGGAAGTCTGGCTCTAGTAGAGAAACGGGCAATGGTGTTGACATCAAGGCCTTCTTGTCGGAGAGCAAGGTCAACAATGTCGCCAACGTACCACCCGCCACGATGCGTTTGGTAGAAGCCAGCCCGAAGGGTTCTCCACAAGGCAGCCCGCAGACGAGTGGGAGACCTCAGAAGGCGACCAAGGCCAGGACTCGCATGGGACTTGACGACTTTgactctgatgatgatgatctggATCCTGAGCCTGTCCAATCTCCACCTTCCCAAGACCCACGAcgtcaacaaccacaacagcagaAACGTGCTGCTCCAAATAATACTAATCCCTTCATCACTCAGCAACAAGCACAGCCAGCGTCGTTGGGCGGGCAGGTAGTTAGAGGTGCTTCCACACTTAATTCGCCACCTCAACAGCACGGGGAGAGGCTATCCGAGTCGCCTGTCCAGGTCTCGCCAGTCATGTCTAGCAACCCACCGCCGTTGATGGTCGATACATCGAGCCAAGAGGAAGACCGGTCATCGCCAAGATTGACACCCTCACCAGAACTGATTGAGCACGAAGATGCGGATACGTCGGTCAACAAGGAGACCATCACGCCGTCCACTTCTTCGAGGTCATCATGGAATGATACCAACCTCAGGGCCTTTTTCGATTCCGGTTCAGATATTCGGGACTTGCTGGTCGTGGTGTATGACAAGTCGAATGTCGATCCGGTATCTTCGGACCACCCTGTGGCAAACGGTTTGTTCAGAGAACAGAATGCTAAGCTTGCTGAGATAACAACT CAACTCGACAATATGCTCGGCGACTGGCTAGCCCGTAAGCAAAGGCTACGGGGAACAGTCTAA
- a CDS encoding hypothetical protein (EggNog:ENOG503P6QZ; COG:S) → MSFLGLDLASTNYSYYSIPAAFLITMAPNVYAMVLAGKNYDLNQPRRTEEICAKDTSMPKPTLQKISRAKAATANGFETLSLYAASVVAANASGVVPVSKLNTLTLGYVVSRAAYNFVYVVAQDNKKLAGIRPLVWAAGVIIIMNLFVSAGGKV, encoded by the exons ATGTCCTTCCTTGGCCTCGACCTCGCCTCAACAAACTACTCTTACTACTCCATTCCCGCCGCCTTTCTCATCACCATGGCTCCCAATGTGTACGCTATGGTGTTGGCGGGGAAGAATTATGATTTGAACCA ACCCCGCCGCACAGAAGAGATTTGTGCCAAAGATACCTCCATGCCCAAGCCC aCCCTTCAAAAAATCTCCCGCGCCAAAGCCGCAACAGCAAACGGCTTCGAAACCCTCTCTCTCTACGCCGCCTCCGTCGTGGCAGCCAACGCCTCGGGCGTCGTCCCCgtctccaagctcaacaccctcaccctcggctATGTCGTCTCCCGCGCCGCCTACAACTTTGTCTACGTCGTTGCCCAGGACAACAAGAAGCTAGCCGGCATCCGGCCCCTTGTCTGGGCTGCTGGCGTGATCATCATTATGAATCTGTTTGTGAGTGCTGGTGGAAAGGTCTAA
- a CDS encoding hypothetical protein (EggNog:ENOG503NY5R; CAZy:GH131; COG:O), whose translation MKTSTLLTAAFCGVAAVEGAVLWDGRFNDFTSSADLNKWSWANQVGPYQYYIHGSGTVNRYINLSPDYKNPNDTVSKQGARFTLDSTAYWNGQTMRRIELIPQTKAAINRGKVFYHFSISRRDTNAPSVNKEHQICFFESHFTELKYGWISGEQGAANPALQWMTNQRTQWKLSEWKANVWHNFAYEIDFSGNRVGLWYSEGGADLKQVVAPVGGVSTSSNGQDWHLGVLELPRSGYPNTNEDYYFSGVFIEDGAITTKIGGPA comes from the exons ATGAAGACGTCGACATTGTTGACCGCCGCCttttgtggtgttgctgccgttGAGGGTGCTGTTCTCTGGGATGGAAGATTCAACGACTTTACTTCCTCGGCAGATCTGAACAAGTGGTCTTGGGCTAATCAAGTTGGTCCTTATC AATACTACATCCACGGTTCCGGGACGGTAAACCGCTACATCAACCTCTCGCCCGACTACAAGAACCCCAACGACACCGTCTCCAAACAAGGCGCCCGGTTCACGCTCGACAGCACAGCCTACTGGAACGGCCAGACGATGCGCCGGATCGAGCTGATACCCCAGACGAAAGCGGCGATCAACCGCGGGAAGGTGTTTTACCACTTTTCGATTTCGCGGCGGGACACCAACGCGCCGTCGGTGAACAAGGAGCATCAGATTTGCTTTTTCGAGTCGCACTTTACAGAATTAAAGTATGGGTGGATTTCGGGAGAGCAGGGGGCGGCGAACCCGGCGTTGCAGTGGATGACGAACCAGAGGACACAGTGGAAGTTGAGCGAGTGGAAGGCGAATGTGTGGCATAATTTTGCGTACGAGATTGATTTCTCCGGGAAcagggttgggttgtggtATAGTGAGGGGGGTGCGGATTTGAAGCAGGTGGTTGCGCCGGTGGGGGGTGTGTCGACGAGTAGTAATGGGCAGGATTGGCatttgggggtgttggagctGCCAAGGAGTGGGTATCCGAATACTAATGAGGATTATTACTTTTCGGGGGTGTTTATTGAGGATGGGGCGATTACGACCAAGATTGGGGGGCCGG CTTAA